In Mastigocladopsis repens PCC 10914, a single window of DNA contains:
- the cobW gene encoding cobalamin biosynthesis protein CobW, whose translation MAAKIPVTIITGFLGSGKTTLIRHLLQNNQERRIAVLVNEFGELGIDGELLKSCQICPEDGDGSDNIFELTNGCLCCTVQEEFLPTMQQLIKRRDSIDCIVIETSGLALPKPLVKAFRWHEIRNAATVDAVITVVDCEAVAAGTFASDLEAVEAQRQADDSLEHETPLQELFEDQLACADLVVLNKTDLVDGETKARVEEFIKQELPRVVKIVESYEGQLDPSVLLGFQAAVEDNLDTRPSHHDSEEEHDHDDEIISTHLILDRAFDPEKLRHQLQTVAQQQEIYRIKGFVAVPNKSMRLVMQGVGTRFDQFYDRPWKPQEARQTRLVFIGRDLNSVEIESQLVSLPN comes from the coding sequence ATGGCAGCAAAAATTCCCGTCACCATCATCACCGGATTTTTAGGGAGTGGTAAAACGACCCTCATTCGTCACCTGCTACAGAACAACCAAGAACGCCGCATTGCTGTTTTAGTCAACGAATTTGGCGAACTTGGTATTGATGGCGAATTGTTGAAATCATGTCAAATTTGCCCAGAAGATGGGGATGGCAGTGATAACATCTTTGAATTAACCAATGGTTGCTTGTGCTGCACTGTGCAGGAAGAGTTTTTGCCTACCATGCAACAGCTTATCAAGCGGCGAGACAGCATTGACTGCATTGTCATTGAAACCTCTGGTTTAGCCTTGCCAAAACCTTTGGTGAAGGCTTTTCGCTGGCATGAAATTCGCAATGCTGCCACAGTAGATGCGGTGATTACCGTGGTAGATTGTGAAGCGGTAGCCGCAGGGACATTTGCCAGCGATTTAGAGGCTGTGGAAGCGCAGCGGCAAGCGGATGATAGTCTAGAACACGAGACACCCTTGCAAGAACTGTTTGAAGACCAACTTGCTTGTGCAGACTTGGTGGTGTTGAATAAAACTGATTTGGTTGATGGGGAGACAAAGGCAAGAGTTGAGGAGTTCATTAAACAAGAGTTGCCCAGAGTGGTGAAGATTGTAGAGAGTTATGAAGGTCAACTCGACCCATCTGTACTATTAGGATTCCAAGCCGCAGTTGAAGACAACCTAGACACCCGTCCCAGTCACCACGACTCTGAAGAAGAACACGACCATGATGATGAGATTATCTCAACTCACCTCATTTTAGACCGTGCCTTTGACCCAGAAAAACTGCGGCATCAGTTGCAAACAGTGGCACAACAGCAAGAAATTTACCGCATTAAGGGCTTTGTTGCAGTGCCGAATAAATCTATGCGTTTGGTCATGCAAGGCGTGGGAACCCGTTTTGATCAATTTTATGATCGCCCTTGGAAACCACAAGAAGCAAGGCAAACCCGCTTAGTTTTCATTGGTCGTGATTTGAACTCTGTTGAAATCGAGTCGCAACTTGTAAGTTTACCAAATTAG
- a CDS encoding ABA4-like family protein, which translates to MSIVQIFNVANLFVLPFWALMIFLPKWKVTQRVMESYLPFVPLAAAYLYLFVTSITPENAQALSNPQLADIARFFADEKAAATGWIHFLVMDLFVGRYIYLEGQKTGVWTIHSLALSLFAGPLGLLSHIFTYWITKKFFLGADGEVVGVEEKTASSKV; encoded by the coding sequence ATGTCTATCGTTCAAATTTTCAACGTTGCTAATCTTTTCGTTTTACCCTTTTGGGCATTAATGATTTTTCTACCTAAATGGAAGGTGACACAAAGAGTCATGGAATCTTATCTTCCCTTTGTGCCCTTAGCAGCAGCATACTTATATTTGTTTGTTACCAGTATTACCCCAGAAAATGCCCAAGCTTTATCCAATCCCCAATTAGCAGATATTGCTAGATTTTTTGCAGATGAGAAAGCGGCTGCAACTGGTTGGATTCATTTCTTGGTCATGGATTTGTTTGTTGGGCGCTACATTTATTTAGAAGGACAGAAAACAGGCGTTTGGACGATTCACTCGTTAGCACTGAGCTTGTTTGCTGGTCCTTTAGGATTACTTTCTCACATTTTTACTTACTGGATAACAAAGAAATTTTTCCTGGGTGCTGATGGCGAAGTCGTCGGGGTCGAAGAAAAAACAGCGTCCTCTAAAGTATGA
- a CDS encoding DUF3181 family protein, whose translation MAKTNTTELLEALAAEIGENVYIDIAKWHLYLSDAKMHTVVAEQMYPLITANKSVKEEEVIKVLESIPVKIGGGKKELALSDLLPLQCQVNLVDILEKYQQEI comes from the coding sequence ATGGCTAAGACTAACACCACAGAACTACTAGAAGCCCTAGCAGCAGAAATTGGCGAAAACGTTTACATAGATATTGCCAAGTGGCATCTTTACTTATCGGATGCCAAGATGCATACTGTAGTAGCGGAACAGATGTATCCCTTAATTACTGCCAATAAATCTGTGAAGGAGGAAGAAGTTATAAAAGTCCTAGAATCTATTCCAGTTAAGATTGGCGGTGGGAAGAAAGAACTAGCTCTCAGTGATTTATTACCGCTACAATGCCAGGTCAACCTAGTAGATATTTTAGAAAAATATCAGCAGGAGATATAA
- a CDS encoding 2TM domain-containing protein — MPPRWSRKPDRKDPAYRKLDDRMNFAVHVAIFALCNSGLWFFHQLNLATWEWLPWLTAAWIVVLLVHLIYISAIANYSQTPPTST; from the coding sequence ATGCCGCCTCGTTGGTCTCGTAAACCCGATCGCAAAGACCCTGCTTACCGTAAATTAGATGACCGAATGAATTTTGCCGTTCATGTGGCGATATTTGCGCTATGTAATTCTGGTTTGTGGTTTTTCCATCAACTGAATTTGGCTACTTGGGAGTGGCTACCTTGGTTGACAGCAGCTTGGATAGTAGTACTCTTGGTACATTTGATTTATATTTCTGCAATCGCCAACTACTCACAAACACCGCCCACATCCACCTGA
- a CDS encoding Hsp20/alpha crystallin family protein, giving the protein MAIVRFDPFRGMDRFDPLREISLLQREMNRMFDRMMTTGDSETEIAGYSFMPAAEIHETPEEIKLRIEVPGIEAKDLDVKVTAEAVAITGERKSEIKQEDKGMRRSEFRYGRFQRVIPLPTRVQNDKVQAEFQNGVLCLTMPKAEEERNRVVSINLGEQSNQAISGQQNGQTDQNQAQTTPQAS; this is encoded by the coding sequence ATGGCAATAGTGCGTTTCGACCCTTTCCGGGGAATGGATCGTTTCGACCCTTTGCGCGAAATTTCTCTATTGCAACGCGAGATGAATCGCATGTTTGATCGCATGATGACTACTGGCGATAGTGAGACTGAAATTGCCGGTTATTCTTTTATGCCTGCAGCAGAAATTCACGAAACACCCGAAGAAATTAAGCTCAGAATCGAAGTTCCTGGCATTGAAGCCAAAGACTTAGACGTGAAAGTTACCGCCGAAGCGGTTGCTATCACTGGTGAACGCAAATCTGAAATTAAGCAAGAAGACAAAGGTATGAGACGTTCGGAATTTCGCTATGGCAGATTCCAACGCGTCATTCCTTTACCAACTAGGGTTCAAAATGATAAGGTTCAAGCTGAATTTCAGAATGGTGTACTGTGCTTGACGATGCCTAAAGCTGAGGAAGAAAGGAACAGAGTTGTCTCAATTAATTTGGGTGAACAAAGCAATCAAGCTATTAGCGGGCAACAAAACGGACAAACTGATCAAAATCAAGCACAAACTACACCTCAAGCAAGTTAA
- a CDS encoding DUF2795 domain-containing protein, with the protein MSKVNPIQLQKHLKGVDYPASKEQLIQHAQKQGADDNAISVLQQIPDQEYETPTDVSAAVGDIE; encoded by the coding sequence ATGTCTAAAGTTAATCCAATCCAACTGCAAAAACACTTAAAAGGTGTTGACTATCCGGCTAGTAAGGAACAATTGATTCAGCACGCTCAAAAGCAAGGCGCTGACGATAATGCCATTTCAGTATTGCAACAAATCCCAGATCAGGAGTACGAAACTCCAACTGATGTCAGCGCAGCGGTAGGCGACATTGAGTAG
- the moaC gene encoding cyclic pyranopterin monophosphate synthase MoaC, producing MTQENSEISANLSHLDNQGQAQMVDVSGKASTVRQAVAAARVRMLPETFAAIQAGNSPKGDVLGTARVAGIMAAKQTASLIPLCHPLPLQKIEVQVRADAELPGYQIEATVKTKAETGVEMEALTAVSVAALTLYDMAKALEKSIQIESIRLVSKTGGKSGDYSQPG from the coding sequence ATGACGCAAGAAAATTCTGAAATATCTGCAAACTTAAGCCATCTCGACAATCAGGGGCAGGCTCAAATGGTAGATGTCTCTGGAAAAGCGTCTACTGTTCGCCAAGCAGTAGCCGCAGCCAGAGTCAGGATGCTACCTGAAACCTTCGCTGCCATTCAAGCAGGAAATTCTCCCAAAGGGGATGTATTGGGAACTGCAAGGGTAGCTGGTATTATGGCAGCCAAACAGACAGCTTCTTTGATTCCCCTATGTCATCCTTTACCGTTGCAAAAAATCGAAGTGCAGGTGAGAGCTGATGCGGAATTACCAGGCTATCAAATTGAAGCGACAGTCAAAACCAAAGCTGAAACTGGGGTGGAAATGGAAGCTTTAACCGCCGTTTCTGTAGCAGCCCTGACCTTGTACGACATGGCGAAAGCCTTGGAAAAGTCGATTCAAATTGAATCGATTAGATTGGTGAGTAAGACTGGCGGGAAATCCGGAGATTATTCCCAGCCAGGTTGA
- a CDS encoding MFS transporter yields MSRTIDTQLRSNLLVLFAAGLLFWSSLASLLPTLPLYIESVGATKQQIGIVMGSFAIGLLLFRPWLGRLADSRGRKIVLLIGTLVAAIAPLGYLSVKSIPLLIGLRAFHGISIAAFTTGFNALVADIAPLEKRGEIIGYMSLVNPIGVAVGPALGGYLQAGVGDKILFLITAELAFVAFLAILPIVNPPIAEQQQNDSKNNQFWRILVSPRVRTPAIIMFLVGLAFGALHTFIPLFIKSTGVELNPGLFYTAGAVASFGVRLFTGKASDRLGRGLFITLSLVFYTLSLSVLWLANTPTAFLLAAMIEGAASGTLIPMTAAIMVDRAHPYERGRIFAICLTGLDVGIAIAGPAFGWVAEQVGYSNMFGLCGLLTFLGIFIFVTLSSKDLPSSIRFALGRGQDAYALKDTYRTNL; encoded by the coding sequence ATGTCTCGCACCATCGATACCCAACTACGAAGCAACCTGCTGGTTTTATTTGCAGCAGGTTTATTATTCTGGTCTAGCCTGGCTTCGTTACTGCCAACGCTACCACTGTACATTGAGTCTGTGGGTGCAACAAAGCAGCAAATTGGGATTGTGATGGGCAGTTTTGCCATTGGACTGTTGTTATTTCGTCCTTGGTTAGGACGTTTGGCAGATTCGCGGGGTCGTAAAATTGTGTTGCTCATAGGTACCTTGGTGGCTGCGATCGCACCCCTTGGCTACTTGTCAGTTAAATCTATTCCCCTGCTGATAGGGCTGCGTGCCTTTCATGGCATCAGTATCGCTGCTTTCACGACTGGTTTCAATGCGTTGGTAGCGGACATAGCTCCCCTGGAAAAACGGGGTGAAATTATTGGCTACATGAGCTTGGTCAATCCCATTGGTGTAGCAGTAGGACCAGCTTTAGGCGGATATTTGCAAGCTGGAGTGGGTGACAAAATTTTATTTTTGATCACTGCTGAATTGGCTTTTGTTGCGTTTTTGGCAATCTTGCCCATCGTCAACCCACCAATAGCTGAACAACAGCAAAATGATTCCAAAAACAATCAATTTTGGCGAATTTTAGTCAGTCCCAGGGTGAGAACTCCAGCCATAATCATGTTCCTCGTTGGCTTGGCTTTTGGTGCTTTACACACCTTTATCCCATTGTTTATCAAATCAACTGGGGTAGAGTTGAATCCAGGGTTGTTTTATACAGCAGGAGCAGTTGCCAGTTTTGGTGTACGGCTATTTACTGGCAAGGCAAGCGATCGCCTCGGTCGTGGTTTGTTTATTACCCTCAGTCTCGTTTTTTACACACTCTCGCTGTCAGTTCTGTGGCTCGCTAACACTCCCACAGCTTTCTTATTGGCAGCAATGATTGAGGGGGCTGCTTCAGGTACTCTGATTCCCATGACTGCAGCTATCATGGTGGATCGAGCGCACCCTTATGAACGAGGTCGGATATTTGCTATATGTCTGACGGGCTTAGATGTTGGGATTGCGATCGCAGGTCCAGCGTTTGGTTGGGTTGCCGAACAGGTCGGCTATAGTAATATGTTTGGTCTATGCGGTCTTTTAACATTCTTAGGCATTTTCATCTTTGTGACCCTCTCCAGCAAAGACTTACCTAGTTCCATACGCTTTGCTCTCGGTCGGGGTCAAGATGCTTATGCCTTGAAAGATACCTATAGAACTAATCTTTAA
- a CDS encoding glycosyltransferase family 2 protein, with protein sequence MRSGLVSNELTGQNDAISSIVPDVSVVVPVHNEVESLPHLLEAIAFTLSATGLSYEIICVDDGSTDGSAQFLKEQAQIRNDLKAVILRRNYGQTGAMAAGFNYAIGKAIVTLDADLQNDPADIPMLLAKLEEGYDLVSGWRKNRQDGAVNRLLPSKIANWLIRRTTSVNIHDYGCSLKAYRAELVADMNLYGELHRFLPALAYIEGARITEMPVRHHARRFGRSKYGIWRTFRVLMDLLTILFMKKFLTRPMHVFGLWGLISMASGVAIGIYLTFVKLAFHQDIGDRPLLILAVLLLVTGVQLFCFGLLAELLMRTYHESQGRPIYRVREVITKSSK encoded by the coding sequence ATGAGGAGTGGACTGGTTTCTAATGAGCTGACTGGGCAAAATGATGCAATATCGTCAATTGTCCCAGATGTTTCGGTCGTGGTGCCTGTGCATAATGAAGTAGAAAGTTTGCCGCATTTGCTTGAGGCGATCGCTTTCACCTTATCTGCTACTGGGTTGAGTTATGAAATCATCTGTGTAGATGATGGTTCAACAGATGGTTCGGCACAGTTTCTCAAAGAACAGGCGCAAATCCGCAATGATTTAAAAGCGGTCATTTTGCGCCGCAACTACGGTCAAACTGGCGCGATGGCTGCTGGGTTTAACTATGCCATCGGTAAAGCAATTGTTACTTTGGATGCTGACCTCCAAAATGACCCAGCAGATATCCCGATGCTGTTGGCAAAGCTGGAGGAAGGCTACGATTTGGTCAGTGGGTGGCGCAAAAACCGACAAGATGGTGCTGTGAATCGGTTACTCCCTTCCAAAATTGCCAACTGGTTAATTAGGCGAACCACCAGCGTGAATATTCATGACTATGGTTGTTCCCTGAAAGCCTACCGCGCAGAACTGGTAGCAGATATGAACCTTTATGGGGAACTGCATCGATTTCTTCCGGCTCTGGCATATATTGAAGGGGCAAGAATTACAGAAATGCCAGTGCGTCACCACGCCCGTCGCTTTGGTCGCAGCAAGTACGGGATATGGCGGACTTTCCGAGTTTTGATGGATTTGTTAACGATTTTGTTTATGAAAAAGTTCCTCACACGCCCAATGCACGTTTTTGGGCTGTGGGGTTTGATTTCGATGGCTTCAGGTGTGGCGATTGGAATTTACTTGACTTTTGTCAAATTAGCTTTTCATCAAGATATTGGCGATCGCCCTTTGCTAATTTTGGCGGTTCTTTTGCTAGTGACTGGGGTACAGTTATTTTGCTTTGGTCTGTTGGCTGAGTTGCTAATGCGTACCTATCATGAATCTCAAGGACGCCCCATCTATCGTGTCCGTGAGGTGATAACAAAAAGTTCAAAGTAA
- a CDS encoding C40 family peptidase — MSSNLKSKIQNLKSGEYQCLANLNIYDSPSCDRLATQAATGRHLWVTSNYQDVETLHTTSLQVCLCEDDYPGWLSLSDCVLLQPCTVPYKAKNFVESEIKKRLPEVIAFTQKAMQQPNYYLWGGTVGPNYDCSGLMQAAFASVGIRIPRDADQQEAFTQPVTMKELQPGDLVFFGSSQKATHVGLYLGDGYYIHSSGKDKGRNGIAIDPLSEQGDEICQSYYQQLRGAGRVVRSYEPQRR; from the coding sequence AATCAGGTGAATACCAGTGCCTAGCTAACTTGAACATCTATGATTCTCCCAGTTGTGACCGATTGGCAACTCAAGCTGCAACTGGGCGACATTTGTGGGTAACATCGAACTATCAAGATGTAGAGACGTTGCATACAACGTCTCTACAAGTGTGTTTATGCGAGGATGACTATCCAGGGTGGCTGTCGCTTTCAGATTGCGTTTTGTTACAACCATGCACTGTACCCTATAAAGCGAAAAATTTTGTTGAATCTGAGATAAAAAAACGATTGCCAGAGGTGATTGCGTTTACCCAAAAAGCCATGCAACAACCCAATTATTACCTCTGGGGTGGTACAGTAGGACCAAATTACGACTGTTCGGGATTGATGCAAGCGGCATTCGCTTCGGTGGGGATTCGCATACCCAGAGATGCCGATCAGCAGGAAGCTTTCACTCAACCCGTTACTATGAAAGAATTACAACCAGGAGACCTCGTGTTCTTTGGATCTTCCCAAAAAGCAACTCATGTGGGACTCTATTTGGGAGATGGCTACTACATCCATAGTTCTGGGAAAGATAAAGGGCGTAATGGAATTGCCATTGACCCTCTTTCGGAACAAGGTGATGAGATTTGTCAGTCATACTACCAGCAACTGCGCGGTGCTGGAAGAGTGGTCAGGAGTTACGAACCACAAAGACGCTGA